The following coding sequences are from one Penaeus monodon isolate SGIC_2016 chromosome 21, NSTDA_Pmon_1, whole genome shotgun sequence window:
- the LOC119586161 gene encoding integrator complex subunit 11-like: protein MPEIKVTPLGAGQDVGRSCILVTIGGKNIMLDCGMHMGYNDDRRFPDFSYITDGPLTDYLDCIIISHFHLDHCGALPYMTEMVGYNGPIYMTQPTKALCPVLLEDMRKVAVERKGETNFFTSVMIKDCMKKVVTVTLHETLQVDSDLEIKAYYAGHVLGAAMFHIRVGSQSLVYTGDYNMTPDRHLGAAWIDKCRPDLLISESTYATTIRDSKRCRERDFLKKVHDAVDRGGKVLIPVFALGRVQELCILLDTYWDRMNLKVPIYFTMGLAETANKYYRMFITWTNQKIRRTFVHRNMFDFKHIKPFDKSYMDNPGPMVVFATPGMLHAGLSLAIFKKWASNANNMVIMPGYCVQGTVGHKILNGAKKIDFENRTSVEVNLTVEYMSFSAHADAKGIMQLIRHCEPKNVMLVHGENAKMEFLKQKIMQEFNINCYKPGNGETSIIPVSIDLDVEVSLPLLKHTMALPTSGCSSSSSRGNNTEESRTKKQKVLHGVLIMKNNNLRIVGVNEAWGDLGVTAHNLRFTERIEVDEPGPVPALTSALHTLLSQKLGSSQVQAVNEFQLSVADSVFINIQDDEPGKTILLSWTHQDEGLGSKLLDIIKSNYKKS, encoded by the exons ATGCCGGAGATCAAAGTAACACCTCTTG GTGCGGGGCAGGATGTGGGTCGGAGCTGTATCTTAGTCACAATCGGTGGTAAAAACATCATGTTGGACTGTGGAATGCACATGGG ATACAATGATGATCGGCGCTTCCCAGATTTTTCCTATATCACTGATGGCCCACTGACTGATTACTTGGACTGTATTATTATCAGCCACTTCCATCTTGATCACTGTGGAGCTCTACCCTACATGACAGAGATGGTGGGGTACAATGGGCCCATCTATATGACACAGCCCACCAAAGCTCTTTGCCCTGTGCTCTTG GAGGACATGAGGAAAGTTGctgtggagaggaaaggagagacaaacTTTTTCACATCTGTGATGATCAAAGACTGCATGAAGAAGGTTGTTACTGTCACACTTCATGAAACATTGCAG GTGGACAGTGACTTAGAAATCAAGGCCTATTATGCTGGACATGTACTGGGTGCAGCTATGTTCCACATCAGAGTGGGTTCTCAGAGTCTTGTATACACA GGGGACTACAATATGACTCCTGATCGGCACCTGGGAGCAGCATGGATAGACAAATGCAGGCCAGACCTCCTTATATCAGAGTCAACATATGCCACAACAATCCGTGACTCTAAACGTTGCAG AGAACGTGACTTCCTAAAAAAAGTTCACGATGCAGTAGACAGAGGAGGCAAAGTCTTGATCCCAGTGTTTGCCCTTGGTCGTGTGCAAGAGTTGTGCATCTTACTTGACACTTACTGGGACCGCATGAACTTGAAAGTTCCTATCTACTTCACCATGGGTTTGGCTGAGACT GCCAATAAATACTACAGAATGTTTATTACTTGGACAAACCAGAAGATCAGGCGCACATTTGTTCATCGGAACATGTTTGATTTTAAGCACATCAAGCCCTTTGACAAGTCTTACATGGATAACCCAGGTCCCATGGTTGTGTTTGCCACCCCTGGTATGTTGCATGCAGGCTTGTCACTCGCTATCTTCAAGAAATGGGCCTCAAATGCTAATAATATG GTTATTATGCCTGGTTACTGTGTTCAAGGAACAGTAGGCCACAAGATTCTGAATGGTGCTAAGAAGATTGATTTTGAGAACAGAACAAGTGTTGAGGTGAACCTTACTGTTGAG TACATGTCCTTTAGTGCCCATGCTGATGCCAAGGGTATCATGCAACTGATTCGTCACTGTGAACCTAAAAATGTAATGTTGGTGCATGGAGAAAATGCCAAGATGGAGTTCCTGAAACAAAAGATCATGCAG GAGTTCAACATCAATTGCTACAAGCCAGGCAACGGTGAGACATCAATCATCCCTGTGTCCATTGATTTAGATGTTGAAGTGTCACTCCCTCTACTGAAACACACAATGGCTCTCCCTACTTCtggctgctcctcctcctcctctagagGCAACAACACAGAAGAAAGTCGAACAAAGAAGCAGAAGGTCCTGCATGGGGTCCTCATTATGAAGAATAAT AATTTGAGAATCGTTGGGGTAAATGAAGCCTGGGGAGATCTCGGTGTAACTGCACACAATCTCAGGTTCACGGAGAGAATTGAAGTGGATGAACCTGGCCCTGTTCCAGCTCTCACCTCAGCATTACACACTCTCTTGTCTCA GAAATTAGGTAGTTCTCAAGTGCAAGCAGTCAATGAGTTCCAGCTTTCTGTTGCTGATTCTGTGTTCATTAATATCCAAGATGATGAACCTGGGAAGACCATCTTGCTCTCGTGGACTCATCAA gaTGAAGGACTTGGCAGCAAGCTCTTGGACATTATAAAAAGCAACTACAAGAAGTCCTGA